The following proteins come from a genomic window of Archocentrus centrarchus isolate MPI-CPG fArcCen1 chromosome 3, fArcCen1, whole genome shotgun sequence:
- the LOC115778091 gene encoding solute carrier family 25 member 44-like isoform X1 translates to MGAGRSLPVSPLACKNQSDEGAPTAGRMQQKRNIQIIEWEDLDKRKFYSFGLFMTMTIRATVYPATLIRTRLQVQKGKSLYGGTFDAFFKILRAEGVRGLYRGFMVNTFTLISGQAYITTYELVRKYVSQYSEDNTVKSLVAGGSASLVAQSITVPIDVISQQLMMQGQGQHLTRFRLDSNTETGKPKKVFGQTRNIIAQIFAADGFRGFYRGYVASLLTYIPNSAVWWPFYHFYAEQLSKLAPSNCPHLILQAMAGPLAAATASTVTNPMDVVRARVQVEGRTSIIETFRQLIKEEGFWGLTKGLSARIISSTPTAIVMVVGYETLKKLSLRPELVDSRHW, encoded by the exons ATGGGAGCAGGAAGATCTCTGCCAGTTAGCCCACTAGCTT GCAAGAATCAGTCTGATGAGGGGGCACCTACGGCTGGCAGGATGCAGCAGAAAAGGAACATCCAGATCATCGAGTGGGAGGACCTCGACAAAAGGAAGTTCTACTCTTTCGGGTTGTTCATGACAATGACAATCCGGGCCACAGTCTACCCGGCCACGCTGATCCGGACTCGACTGCAAGTGCAGAAGGGCAAATCGCTctacggcggcacttttgatgCCTTCTTCAAGATCCTGCGGGCGGAGGGGGTGCGAGGCCTGTATCGCGGCTTCATGGTCAACACCTTCACACTTATCTCAGGCCAGGCATACATAACCACCTACGAGCTGGTGAGGAAGTATGTTTCGCAGTATTCTGAGGACAATACGGTCAAGTCGCTGGTGGCGGGGGGCTCGGCCTCCCTGGTTGCTCAGAGCATCACTGTTCCCATAGATGTCATATCTCAGCAGCTGATGATGCAGGGCCAAGGGCAGCACCTCACACGCTTTCGGCTTGACTCTAACACTGAGACTGGAAAGCCAAAAAAAGTGTTTGGCCAAACCAGGAACATTATTGCTCAGATTTTTGCTGCTGATGGCTTCAGGGGTTTCTACAGGGGATACGTGGCTTCTTTACTCACCTATATCCCGAACAGTGCTGTGTGGTGGCCTTTCTATCACTTTTATGCTG AGCAACTCTCTAAACTGGCTCCCAGCAACTGCCCTCATCTGATTTTACAAGCCATGGCTGGACCTCTAGCTGCTGCTACTGCCTCCACTGTCACCAATCCAATGGATGTGGTCAGAGCCAGAGTCCAG GTTGAAGGAAGGACCTCGATCATCGAGACGTTCAGGCAGCTGATCAAAGAGGAGGGTTTCTGGGGATTGACCAAAGGACTGTCCGCGCGCATCATTTCATCCACACCCACTGCCATCG
- the LOC115778091 gene encoding solute carrier family 25 member 44-like isoform X2: MQQKRNIQIIEWEDLDKRKFYSFGLFMTMTIRATVYPATLIRTRLQVQKGKSLYGGTFDAFFKILRAEGVRGLYRGFMVNTFTLISGQAYITTYELVRKYVSQYSEDNTVKSLVAGGSASLVAQSITVPIDVISQQLMMQGQGQHLTRFRLDSNTETGKPKKVFGQTRNIIAQIFAADGFRGFYRGYVASLLTYIPNSAVWWPFYHFYAEQLSKLAPSNCPHLILQAMAGPLAAATASTVTNPMDVVRARVQVEGRTSIIETFRQLIKEEGFWGLTKGLSARIISSTPTAIVMVVGYETLKKLSLRPELVDSRHW, encoded by the exons ATGCAGCAGAAAAGGAACATCCAGATCATCGAGTGGGAGGACCTCGACAAAAGGAAGTTCTACTCTTTCGGGTTGTTCATGACAATGACAATCCGGGCCACAGTCTACCCGGCCACGCTGATCCGGACTCGACTGCAAGTGCAGAAGGGCAAATCGCTctacggcggcacttttgatgCCTTCTTCAAGATCCTGCGGGCGGAGGGGGTGCGAGGCCTGTATCGCGGCTTCATGGTCAACACCTTCACACTTATCTCAGGCCAGGCATACATAACCACCTACGAGCTGGTGAGGAAGTATGTTTCGCAGTATTCTGAGGACAATACGGTCAAGTCGCTGGTGGCGGGGGGCTCGGCCTCCCTGGTTGCTCAGAGCATCACTGTTCCCATAGATGTCATATCTCAGCAGCTGATGATGCAGGGCCAAGGGCAGCACCTCACACGCTTTCGGCTTGACTCTAACACTGAGACTGGAAAGCCAAAAAAAGTGTTTGGCCAAACCAGGAACATTATTGCTCAGATTTTTGCTGCTGATGGCTTCAGGGGTTTCTACAGGGGATACGTGGCTTCTTTACTCACCTATATCCCGAACAGTGCTGTGTGGTGGCCTTTCTATCACTTTTATGCTG AGCAACTCTCTAAACTGGCTCCCAGCAACTGCCCTCATCTGATTTTACAAGCCATGGCTGGACCTCTAGCTGCTGCTACTGCCTCCACTGTCACCAATCCAATGGATGTGGTCAGAGCCAGAGTCCAG GTTGAAGGAAGGACCTCGATCATCGAGACGTTCAGGCAGCTGATCAAAGAGGAGGGTTTCTGGGGATTGACCAAAGGACTGTCCGCGCGCATCATTTCATCCACACCCACTGCCATCG